Proteins co-encoded in one Aggregicoccus sp. 17bor-14 genomic window:
- a CDS encoding lytic transglycosylase domain-containing protein has product MARRGARGPGIPWWLWLGALVLAPLVLLNLAVAFFGGTVVSPLSPFFLEAKVHALGAYARHRPGCLVVGHPDLEPLIDAAERRHHLPRGLLQALVEVESEKRVHRISAAGAMGPGQLMPGTARLMDVEDPFDSTQAIDGSARYLAEQLRRFDSLPLAIAAYNAGPGNVNGRVPRNGETEYYVAKVLRAYGRTRPPPERVVRPSPPPAAAPVAAVLRPAASGTAVVRPARASAALRTDTAAKRAVPARGTTPRAAPVKRAPKRRAQAAAPGKLPAR; this is encoded by the coding sequence GTGGCGCGTCGAGGGGCCAGAGGGCCGGGCATTCCGTGGTGGCTGTGGCTGGGGGCGCTCGTGCTCGCGCCGCTCGTGCTGCTCAACCTCGCCGTGGCCTTCTTCGGCGGCACGGTGGTGAGCCCCCTCTCGCCCTTCTTCCTCGAGGCCAAGGTGCACGCGCTCGGAGCCTACGCGCGCCACCGTCCAGGCTGCCTCGTGGTGGGCCACCCGGACCTCGAGCCCCTCATCGATGCCGCCGAGCGCCGCCACCACCTGCCGCGCGGGCTGCTGCAAGCGCTGGTGGAGGTGGAGAGCGAGAAGCGCGTGCACCGCATCTCGGCCGCTGGCGCCATGGGCCCCGGCCAGCTCATGCCCGGCACGGCGCGCCTCATGGACGTGGAGGACCCCTTCGACTCCACCCAGGCCATCGACGGCAGCGCGCGCTACCTCGCCGAGCAGCTGCGCCGCTTCGACAGCCTCCCGCTCGCCATCGCCGCCTACAACGCGGGCCCGGGCAACGTGAACGGCCGCGTGCCGCGCAACGGCGAGACCGAGTACTACGTGGCCAAGGTGCTGCGCGCCTACGGCCGCACGCGCCCGCCGCCCGAGCGCGTGGTGAGGCCCTCCCCGCCCCCTGCGGCCGCGCCCGTGGCCGCGGTGCTGCGCCCCGCTGCGTCCGGGACTGCGGTCGTGCGCCCGGCGCGCGCGTCGGCCGCACTGCGAACGGATACCGCAGCGAAGCGCGCGGTGCCGGCGCGCGGCACGACGCCGCGCGCCGCCCCGGTGAAGCGGGCACCGAAGCGCCGGGCGCAGGCCGCTGCGCCCGGCAAGCTTCCTGCGCGCTAG
- a CDS encoding 6-phosphofructokinase, whose product MKVAVLTGGGDCPGLNAVIRAVVRRGSEHGFEMMGLRDGWKGLLEDSHFRLTRETTSGILHRGGTILGTSRTNPFKVENGLERVKRAVERNGIGAIIAIGGEGTLSATTRMHQEGLPVVGVPKTIDNDINATDFTFGFDTAVMIATEAIDRLHSTAESHKRVIVCEVMGRHVGWIATYAGIAGGADVILVPEIPADLNRVAEHIKRRHAGGRTFSIVVVAEGTRVKSDPSQAEHLITSGALDEAGRPRLGGVGQFVAEQIEKRTGFETRVSVLGHIQRGGAPTAHDRVLATRYGVHACDMVARKEWGKMAALKGNDIVSVDLALATKELKRVPEEFFNVAQVFFG is encoded by the coding sequence ATGAAAGTTGCCGTCCTCACCGGTGGAGGGGATTGCCCAGGGCTCAATGCAGTCATCCGCGCGGTCGTCCGCCGCGGCTCCGAGCACGGGTTCGAGATGATGGGCCTGCGCGACGGGTGGAAGGGCCTGCTCGAGGACAGCCACTTCCGGCTCACGCGCGAGACGACGAGCGGCATCCTGCACCGCGGCGGCACCATCCTGGGCACCAGCCGCACCAACCCCTTCAAGGTGGAGAACGGCCTGGAGCGGGTGAAGCGCGCGGTGGAGCGCAACGGCATCGGCGCCATCATCGCCATCGGCGGCGAGGGCACGCTCTCGGCGACCACGCGCATGCACCAGGAGGGCCTCCCGGTGGTGGGCGTGCCCAAGACCATCGACAACGACATCAACGCCACCGACTTCACCTTCGGCTTCGACACCGCCGTGATGATCGCCACCGAGGCGATCGACCGGCTGCACTCCACCGCCGAGAGCCACAAGCGCGTCATCGTCTGCGAGGTGATGGGCCGGCACGTGGGGTGGATCGCCACCTACGCGGGCATCGCGGGCGGCGCGGACGTCATCCTCGTGCCGGAGATTCCGGCGGACCTCAACCGCGTGGCCGAGCACATCAAGCGCCGGCACGCCGGCGGTCGCACCTTCTCCATCGTGGTGGTGGCCGAGGGCACGCGCGTGAAGTCGGACCCGAGCCAGGCCGAGCACCTCATCACCTCCGGCGCGCTCGACGAGGCGGGCCGCCCGCGCCTGGGCGGCGTGGGCCAGTTCGTCGCCGAGCAGATCGAGAAGCGCACCGGCTTCGAGACCCGCGTCAGCGTGCTCGGCCACATCCAGCGCGGCGGCGCCCCCACGGCGCACGACCGCGTGCTCGCCACCCGCTACGGCGTGCACGCCTGCGACATGGTCGCGCGCAAGGAGTGGGGGAAGATGGCCGCGCTCAAGGGCAACGACATCGTGAGCGTGGACCTCGCGCTCGCCACGAAGGAGCTCAAGCGCGTGCCCGAGGAGTTCTTCAACGTGGCCCAGGTCTTCTTCGGCTAG
- the ddpX gene encoding D-alanyl-D-alanine dipeptidase — protein sequence MSPAALLVLAGLQAAAPSASPLVEATSVVKDLAVDLRYATPHNFLGRAVYPESARCLLLPETAQRLERAAERLRAQGLRLKVYDCYRPRAVQWEMWKLFPKPGYVADPRRGSNHNRGAAVDLTLVTREGAEVEMPTPFDTFSPAAHQGYAGGSAESRKHRETLRAAMVAAGFTINPKEWWHYDLPGATKLPVLDVAFTP from the coding sequence GTGAGCCCCGCCGCGCTGCTCGTGCTGGCGGGCCTGCAGGCCGCCGCGCCCTCGGCCTCGCCGCTCGTCGAGGCGACGAGCGTGGTGAAGGACCTCGCGGTGGACCTGCGCTACGCGACGCCGCACAACTTCCTCGGCCGCGCGGTGTACCCCGAGAGCGCGCGCTGCCTGCTGCTGCCGGAGACGGCCCAGCGCCTGGAGCGCGCGGCCGAGCGGCTGCGGGCGCAGGGGCTGCGGCTCAAGGTGTACGACTGCTACCGGCCGCGCGCGGTGCAGTGGGAGATGTGGAAGCTGTTCCCCAAGCCCGGCTACGTGGCGGACCCGCGCCGCGGCAGCAACCACAACCGCGGGGCCGCGGTGGACCTCACCCTGGTGACGCGCGAGGGGGCGGAGGTGGAGATGCCCACCCCCTTCGACACCTTCTCGCCCGCCGCGCACCAGGGCTACGCGGGGGGCAGCGCCGAGAGCCGCAAGCACCGCGAGACGCTGCGCGCGGCGATGGTGGCCGCGGGCTTCACGATCAACCCCAAGGAGTGGTGGCACTACGACCTGCCGGGCGCGACGAAGCTGCCCGTGCTGGACGTGGCCTTCACGCCCTGA
- the queC gene encoding 7-cyano-7-deazaguanine synthase QueC has protein sequence MSAARKAVVLLSGGLDSTTCVAMARAAGFEPVCLAVAYGQRHAVELERARVAAAALGVKDFRVVSVDLRQVGGSALTADIAVPKDRPDGELAHGIPVTYVPARNTLFLSLALGLAEVVGAQDLFIGVNAVDYSGYPDCRPEFIRAFEQLANLATKAGVEGARFTIHAPLTGMSKADIIREGVRLGVDYGLTHSCYDPDPQGRACGRCDSCVLRRRGFEQAGVPDPTPYASGAP, from the coding sequence GTGAGCGCGGCGCGCAAGGCGGTGGTGCTGCTGTCGGGAGGGCTGGACTCCACCACCTGCGTGGCGATGGCGCGCGCGGCGGGCTTCGAGCCGGTGTGCCTCGCCGTGGCGTACGGGCAGCGGCACGCGGTGGAGCTGGAGCGGGCGCGGGTGGCGGCGGCGGCGCTGGGCGTGAAGGACTTCCGCGTGGTGTCCGTGGACCTGCGGCAGGTGGGCGGCAGCGCGCTCACCGCGGACATCGCGGTGCCCAAGGACCGGCCGGACGGGGAGCTGGCGCACGGCATCCCCGTCACCTACGTGCCCGCGCGCAACACCCTCTTCCTCTCGCTCGCGCTGGGGCTCGCGGAGGTGGTGGGGGCGCAGGACCTCTTCATCGGGGTGAACGCGGTGGACTACAGCGGCTACCCGGACTGCCGCCCCGAGTTCATCCGCGCCTTCGAGCAGCTCGCGAACCTGGCGACCAAGGCGGGCGTGGAGGGCGCGCGCTTCACCATCCACGCGCCCCTCACCGGGATGAGCAAGGCGGACATCATCCGCGAGGGCGTGCGCCTGGGCGTGGACTACGGGCTCACCCACTCCTGCTACGACCCGGACCCGCAGGGGCGCGCCTGCGGCCGCTGCGACAGCTGCGTGCTGCGCCGCCGCGGCTTCGAGCAGGCGGGCGTGCCGGACCCCACGCCCTACGCCTCCGGAGCGCCGTGA
- the nagB gene encoding glucosamine-6-phosphate deaminase: MNLRLFASSHEASLACAALVADALHAEPDCVLGLPTGRTPLGVYRELVRLHRAGQVDFSRARTFNLDEFLGLPRDDPGSFRAYMDRQLFQHVNLAPAAIGFLDGRAEDAEAECARYERALADAGGLDLLLLGLGGNGHLAFNEPAEALQALTHRVRLTRETRVANAALFGDEPSRVPLEALTLGMRAILHSRRALLLAFGESKAEAVRQLVLGPLSTRCPASLLQLHPEVNVWLDPAAARLLPEDLKTGANPSS, translated from the coding sequence GTGAACCTCCGCCTCTTCGCCTCCTCCCACGAGGCCTCGCTCGCCTGCGCCGCGCTCGTGGCGGATGCACTGCATGCCGAGCCCGACTGCGTGCTCGGCCTCCCCACCGGGCGCACCCCGCTCGGGGTGTACCGGGAGCTGGTGCGCCTGCACCGCGCCGGGCAGGTGGACTTCTCCCGCGCGCGCACCTTCAACCTGGACGAGTTCCTGGGGCTGCCCCGGGACGATCCGGGCAGCTTCCGCGCGTACATGGACCGGCAGCTCTTCCAACACGTGAACCTCGCGCCCGCGGCCATCGGCTTTCTCGATGGCAGGGCGGAGGACGCCGAGGCGGAGTGCGCGCGCTACGAGCGCGCGCTCGCGGACGCAGGCGGGCTGGACCTGCTGCTGCTGGGGCTGGGCGGCAACGGCCACCTCGCCTTCAACGAGCCCGCGGAGGCGCTGCAGGCGCTCACCCACCGCGTGCGCCTCACGCGCGAGACGCGCGTGGCGAACGCGGCCCTGTTCGGCGACGAGCCCTCGCGCGTGCCGCTGGAGGCGCTGACGCTGGGCATGCGCGCCATCCTCCACTCGCGCCGCGCGCTGCTGCTCGCCTTCGGGGAGTCGAAGGCCGAGGCCGTGCGGCAGCTGGTGCTCGGGCCGCTCTCCACGCGCTGCCCGGCGTCCCTGCTGCAGCTGCACCCGGAGGTGAACGTGTGGCTGGACCCGGCGGCGGCGCGGCTGCTGCCGGAGGACTTGAAGACGGGTGCGAATCCCTCATCCTGA
- a CDS encoding LysR family transcriptional regulator, giving the protein MHVSLEQARALDALARHGTFMAAAAALHKGHTAVLYAVQSLERQTGLALLDRHGYRTRLSAEGERVLAHCRRLLAAEAELLVACEEMKTGWEPSLRIVFDGIFPAEPLLRTVGALRARGANTRFHVSAEFLTGVEEAFEREGAQLMVSLLPPRLGGLVAIHLPDLRARLVAHRDHPLARRRRGPLREPDLAEHLLLTVRGSDPRLQMSTGALEQRSTVHLNSFAAKKEAILQGLGFGWLPEHLIAQELRRRELKVLPLEGGSLHTFHPRLYHRAGAHLGRAASGVIEALTVPSPSGRGSG; this is encoded by the coding sequence ATGCACGTCAGCCTCGAACAGGCCCGCGCCCTGGACGCGCTCGCGCGCCACGGGACCTTCATGGCCGCGGCCGCAGCCCTGCACAAGGGCCACACCGCGGTGCTCTACGCGGTGCAGTCGCTCGAGCGCCAGACGGGGCTCGCGCTGCTGGACCGGCATGGCTACCGCACCCGCCTGAGCGCCGAGGGCGAGCGCGTGCTCGCCCACTGCCGCCGCCTCCTCGCCGCCGAGGCCGAGCTGCTGGTGGCCTGCGAGGAGATGAAGACCGGCTGGGAGCCCTCGCTGCGCATCGTCTTCGACGGCATCTTCCCCGCCGAGCCCCTGCTGCGCACCGTGGGCGCCCTGCGCGCGCGAGGGGCGAACACCCGCTTCCACGTCTCGGCGGAGTTCCTCACCGGCGTGGAGGAGGCCTTCGAGCGCGAGGGCGCGCAGCTGATGGTCTCGCTCCTGCCGCCGCGGCTCGGGGGCCTGGTGGCCATTCATCTGCCCGATCTGCGCGCGCGCCTCGTCGCCCACCGCGACCATCCGCTCGCGCGCCGGCGCCGCGGCCCCTTGCGCGAGCCGGACCTCGCCGAGCACCTGCTGCTCACCGTGCGCGGCTCGGACCCGCGCCTGCAGATGAGCACCGGTGCGCTCGAGCAGCGCTCCACCGTGCACCTCAACAGCTTCGCCGCGAAGAAGGAGGCCATCCTGCAGGGGCTCGGCTTCGGCTGGCTCCCCGAGCACCTCATCGCGCAGGAGCTGCGCCGCCGCGAGCTCAAGGTGCTGCCGCTCGAGGGCGGCTCGCTGCACACCTTCCACCCGCGGCTCTACCACCGCGCGGGCGCCCACCTGGGGCGCGCGGCTTCAGGCGTCATCGAGGCCCTGACCGTCCCCTCTCCCTCTGGGAGAGGGTCAGGATGA